The following coding sequences lie in one Takifugu rubripes chromosome 8, fTakRub1.2, whole genome shotgun sequence genomic window:
- the LOC101063283 gene encoding tubulin alpha chain, translating to MRECISMHVGQAGVQMGNACWELYCLEHGIQPDGQMPSDKPIGGGDDSFNTFFSETGAGKHVPRAVFVDLEPTVIDEVRTGTYRQLFHPEQLITGKEDAANNYARGHYTVGKELIDIVLDRTRKLADQCSGLQGFLIFHSFGGGTGSGFTSLLMERLSVDYGKKSKLEFAVYPAPQVSTAVVEPYNSILTTHTTLEHSDCAFMVDNEAIYDICRRNLDIERPSYTNLNRLIGQIVSSITASLRFDGALNVDLTEFQTNLVPYPRIHFPLATYAPVISAEKAYHEQLSVADITNACFEPANQMVKCDPRHGKYMACCLLYRGDVVPKDVNSAIATIKTKRSIQFVDWCPTGFKVGINYQPPTVVPGGDLAKVQRAVCMLSNTTAIAEAWARLDHKFDLMYAKRAFVHWYVGEGMEEGEFSEAREDMAALEKDYEEVGTDSVGEEDEGEEY from the exons ATG CGTGAGTGTATTTCAATGCACGTGGGCCAAGCTGGAGTCCAGATGGGCAATGCCTGCTGGGAACTCTACTGTCTGGAGCATGGCATTCAGCCGGACGGTCAGATGCCAAGCGACAAACCTATTGGGGGTGGAGATGACTCTTTCAATACCTTCTTCAGTGAGACTGGAGCTGGTAAACATGTTCCCAGAGCTGTCTTTGTTGACTTGGAGCCAACAGTCATTG ATGAAGTACGTACTGGAACCTACCGACAGCTTTTCCACCCTGAGCAGCTGATCACTGGCAAGGAGGATGCAGCCAATAACTACGCCCGCGGTCACTACACTGTTGGCAAAGAGCTCATTGACATTGTCCTTGACCGGACTCGCAAGCTG GCTGACCAGTGCTCTGGACTCCAAGGCTTTCTCATCTTCCACTCCTTTGGTGGAGGAACTGGTTCCGGCTTCACCTCCCTGCTGATGGAGCGCCTTTCTGTCGACTATGGAAAGAAGTCCAAACTTGAATTTGCTGTGTATCCAGCTCCCCAGgtgtccaccgctgtggtggaGCCCTACAACTCCATCCTGACCACCCACACCACCCTGGAGCACTCTGACTGTGCCTTCATGGTGGACAACGAGGCCATTTACGATATCTGTCGCAGGAACCTGGACATCGAGCGTCCCTCGTACACCAACCTCAACAGGCTGATCGGACAGATCGTCTCATCCATCACCGCCTCTTTGCGTTTTGATGGTGCCCTGAACGTGGATCTGACAgagttccagaccaacctggtgCCCTACCCTCGCATCCACTTCCCCCTGGCCACCTACGCCCCGGTTATCTCAGCAGAGAAGGCCTATCACGAGCAGCTCTCAGTGGCCGACATCACCAACGCCTGCTTTGAGCCGGCCAATCAGATGGTCAAGTGTGACCCGCGTCACGGCAAGTACAtggcctgctgcctcctgtacCGTGGTGACGTGGTGCCCAAAGACGTCAACTCTGCCATCGCCACCATCAAGACCAAGCGAAGCATCCAGTTTGTTGACTGGTGTCCAACTGGTTTCAAGGTGGGCATCAACTACCAGCCCCCGACCGTGGTCCCTGGAGGAGACCTGGCCAAGGTCCAGAGGGCCGTGTGCATGCTGAGCAACACCACCGCCATCGCTGAGGCCTGGGCTCGACTGGACCACAAGTTCGACCTGATGTACGCCAAGAGAGCCTTTGTCCACTGGTACGTGGgagaggggatggaggagggagagttCTCCGAGGCCAGAGAGGACATGGCTGCCCTGGAGAAGGACTACGAAGAGGTGGGCACCGACAGCGTCGGGGAGGAAGACGAAGGCGAGGAGTATTAG